In Gordonia sp. SL306, the genomic window CGAACGCGGTCGCGCCACTGATCGTCGGAGACCTCACGCCGCCCCACACCGACGAGCCGTACGTCGCGTTCCGGTTCGAGCGCGAGGAGCTGCTCGAGTGCCGGCAGCAGCAGGCGTGAGGTCAGATCGCCCGTCGCACCAAGGATGAAGAGTGTCGTCTCGGCCATGCCCGACGGTAACGCGCATCGAACTCACCATGGCCGAACTCGCCGATACATCGCACGTTGGCGGTAAGAATCGACGTATGCGTCCGAACATCGAGGATTATGCCCTGATCGGCGACTGTCGCACCGCTGCACTCGTGTCCAGCCGCGGCGAGATCGACTGGTTCTGTGTGCCCCGGTACGACTCGGCATCGATCTTCGCCGCGCTGCTCGGCGACGAGGAGCACGGCTGCTGGACGCTGGCGCCACGGGAGGGATCGGCCCAAGAGGGATCGGCCCAAGAGGGATCGGCACAGTGCAGTCGCGAGTACACGGGAGACACCCTCGTCCTCGTCACGCGATGGGAGACCTCGACCGGCGTGGCCGAGGTGCACGAATTCATGCCTCTCGACGGCGGACGGGTCGACCTCGTGCGACGCGTCGTAGGGGTGTCGGGCCACGTCGAGTTCCAGACCGACCTGCGGATGCGCTTCGACTACGCACGGGCGGTGCCGTGGGTCCTGCAGGTCGGCGACGCCTCCGGGCCCGCCCTGCGTGCCATCGCAGGCCCGGACGCGGTGGTGGTGCGGGGCGCCGCGCTGCACGCCGACGGCAACGTGCACCGCGGGTTCTTCACGGTCGAACCCGACGTGACCGTCGACCTCACGCTCACCTGGTATCACTCACACCGACCCGAGCCCGAACCCCTCGACGTCGACACGGCGCTCGACCACGCGGTCGGCTGGTGGACCGGATGGTCGAGCCGCATCGACCATTCCGGACCGCACCACGAGCAGATGGTCCGATCGCTGATCACATTGCGCGCGCTGAGCAATCTCGACACCGGCGGCATCGTCGCCGCCGCGACCACGTCGCTGCCCGAACAGTTCGGTGGCAGCCGCAACTGGGATTACCGATATGTGTGGCTGCGGGATGCCTCGCTCACCCTGGAGGCGTTGGTGAATCACGGCTTTCTCCGGGTGGCCGAGCACTGGCGCATGTGGCTGATGCGCGCGATCGCCGGGAACACCAAGGAACTGCAGATCATGTACGGCATCGCCGGGGAGCGCGATCTCGAGGAGCGGGTGCTGTCGCATCTGCCGGGCTATCAGAACGCCGCACCCGTCCGGATCGGAAACGGCGCGGTCAACCAGTACCAGGGCGACGTGATCGGCGAGGTGCTGTGCGGTCTCGAGTCGGCACGGAAGGCAGGACTGCAGGAGACCCCGATGTCGTGGTCACTGCAGAAGGCGTTGCTCGAGCAGGTCGAGGCGAATCTCGAGCGTCCCGACAACGGGATCTGGGAAATGCGCGGCGACCCCCAGATGTTCACCCATTCCCGCGCGATGATCTGGGCGGCTTTCGATCGCGGTGTCCGTGCGTCCGAACGGTTCGACCTCGACGGCTCGCCCGAGCACTGGCGCGAACTCCGCGACCGGGTCCGGGCCGAGATCGACAGCGCCGGAGTTGATCCGGACACGGGGCGATTTGTCCAATACGCCGGGACCGACGAAGTGGACGCGTCGTTGCTGCTGCTCCCCCAGGTCGGATTCTGCGCCGCCGACGACCCACGCATGCTCGCGACGGTCGCCGAGATCGAGCGGGTGCTGATGAACGGCGGACTGGTTCACCGGTACCGCACCGGTTCCGGGGTCGACGGGCTCGACGGCGACGAACATCCGTTCTTGGCCTGCACGTTCTGGCTGGTCACGCAATACGCGACGAGTGGACGGCACCACGACGCGGCGGCGTTGATGGAGCGTGCGTGTGCCACCGCCAACGACGTCGGACTGTTCTCCGAGGAGTACGACGTCGGTGCCGGGCGCCAGGCGGGCAACACCCCGCAGGCCCTGTCCCATCTCGCCTTCGTGCGGGCGGCCGACGCGCTGGCGTGACCCTTCGAGACGCTCGCACGCACGCTCCTCAGGGAACCGGGTCACCCGACTGTTGCGCCACCCGGCCGACCGCGCAAGGATGGACTCCAGCGAGGCTTCACCGGGCAACGTCCGCCCGGGTCGGTGGGTGGTGCCGCGCATCCACGATCGTTCGGTGAATTCCCGAGGGAGACAAGACCGATGAAGAGACGATTCTTAGCTGTGCTGGCTGCGTGCGCCGCCGTTGCCACAATCGGACTGGCAGGGACGGGTCCGGCGACCGCGGCCTGCATGGGCAACGGGATCGACGACCTGACCGCCGAACCCTGCGGCGACTGACGCGATCCTTCGCCGATCACCCGGCCTGCTGCGCGAGAGCGGCCATCAGGTCGTCGTAGTGACCCTCATGTGCCGAGAAGCGCAGCGGCTTCACCCGATCCACCAGGATCTCGCGGGTCGCGGTCGGCAGCAGCGACATCACCTCGTCGAGGAAATCGTCGAGCGGCATGGCCCAGTCGGCCTCCGCCTGGCCCGGCATCAGGTCGGTCTGCACGGCCGGCGGAACCAGCTCCAGTACACCGATACCCTTGTCGGACAACTGCAGTCGGAGACTGTCGCTGAACGAGTGGATCGCCGCCTTGGTCGCACTGTAGGTCGGCGTGCCCGCCATCGGGGTGAACGCCAGCCCCGACGACACGGTCATGATGACCGCGTCCGGTTGTGTGGCAAGGAACTCGGCGAATGCCGCGACGAGCCGCAGCGGCCCCAGGATGTTCGTCTCCACCTCGGCGACCGCGGTCTCGAGAAAACCCGCACCACTCAGATCCTCCGATCGCATGATGCCTGCCATCGCGATCAGGACATTGGTCTCGGGGAACCGCTTCTGCACATCGGCGCAGGCGCGAGTGACATCAGCGGCATCGGCGGTGTCGATCCGGATCGTCTCCATCCCCGGATGGTCGGACGCGATCTGTTCCAGCAGTGCGACCCGACGTCCGCCGACAATGACGCGATTGCCGGCCTCGTGCAATCGGAGCGCCAGGCCGAAGCCGATGCCGGAGGTCGCGCCGGGGATGAAAATGGTGTTGCCGGTGGTCTTCATGATGTCTCCTTCACTCCGATGTACTTCCACCCAAGACTTCACCGCGTTCGCGCCCGCGCATCAAGGAAGCGGTCATCCATGGATTGCCGATCCCTGGATGCGGGCATCCGCATGCGGAACAGTGGTGGGTACCAACCGCGCAGCACTCAACACGCAGCCAGAATCGAGGAACCGTGATCGACCGGGCCGGACTCGCCGAGTTCCTACGGCGCCGACGTGAATCGCTCACACCTGCCGACGTCGGGCTGCCGCCCGGGCAA contains:
- a CDS encoding glycoside hydrolase family 15 protein, translated to MRPNIEDYALIGDCRTAALVSSRGEIDWFCVPRYDSASIFAALLGDEEHGCWTLAPREGSAQEGSAQEGSAQCSREYTGDTLVLVTRWETSTGVAEVHEFMPLDGGRVDLVRRVVGVSGHVEFQTDLRMRFDYARAVPWVLQVGDASGPALRAIAGPDAVVVRGAALHADGNVHRGFFTVEPDVTVDLTLTWYHSHRPEPEPLDVDTALDHAVGWWTGWSSRIDHSGPHHEQMVRSLITLRALSNLDTGGIVAAATTSLPEQFGGSRNWDYRYVWLRDASLTLEALVNHGFLRVAEHWRMWLMRAIAGNTKELQIMYGIAGERDLEERVLSHLPGYQNAAPVRIGNGAVNQYQGDVIGEVLCGLESARKAGLQETPMSWSLQKALLEQVEANLERPDNGIWEMRGDPQMFTHSRAMIWAAFDRGVRASERFDLDGSPEHWRELRDRVRAEIDSAGVDPDTGRFVQYAGTDEVDASLLLLPQVGFCAADDPRMLATVAEIERVLMNGGLVHRYRTGSGVDGLDGDEHPFLACTFWLVTQYATSGRHHDAAALMERACATANDVGLFSEEYDVGAGRQAGNTPQALSHLAFVRAADALA
- a CDS encoding SDR family oxidoreductase, with amino-acid sequence MKTTGNTIFIPGATSGIGFGLALRLHEAGNRVIVGGRRVALLEQIASDHPGMETIRIDTADAADVTRACADVQKRFPETNVLIAMAGIMRSEDLSGAGFLETAVAEVETNILGPLRLVAAFAEFLATQPDAVIMTVSSGLAFTPMAGTPTYSATKAAIHSFSDSLRLQLSDKGIGVLELVPPAVQTDLMPGQAEADWAMPLDDFLDEVMSLLPTATREILVDRVKPLRFSAHEGHYDDLMAALAQQAG